One Odontesthes bonariensis isolate fOdoBon6 chromosome 17, fOdoBon6.hap1, whole genome shotgun sequence genomic window carries:
- the rhd gene encoding rh blood group, D antigen isoform X1, which produces MAPQYAPSLRSRLAPLLCFLQTGFIVIAAFYIEIEKNVEVDGNTFSNFYAEFQDVNVMVILGFGFLCTFLVRYGFSGSGFNLLVVGIASQWAIILNGIESWYNLGKIRVGLRSILVGEMCTASALISIGAMLGKANPVHLILIALLNVSGFILNEWLLQTLLKVRPLSSIMLLHVFGAFFGLMLTWILYRKGSKQGFEKEKFDRKSGLFSMFGTLFLWMFWPSFNSILVDHRTPERKLGAICSTYLALAVSAVTAAAVSVLSSPKGKLNLIQMQSCILAGGVSVGVAMSAIHQPWEAMAIGFTAAIISTAGFKYLKIHMLFAFECHDTCATLSTHGLPGLLGWLAQLLLQIKDCNDHTVAIRFSVFHISTLFITISTSLSMGILTGFLLKWNFWRPSQNKKCFDDQAFWEFPHNAVRK; this is translated from the exons ATGGCTCCTCAGTACGCTCCAAGTCTGCGCTCTCGTTTGGCACCTTTATTGTGTTTTCTGCAGACAGGCTTTATCGTCATAGCTGCCTTCTACATTGAAATCGAAAAAAATGTAGAAGTGGATGGGAATACCTTCAGCAACTTTTACGCAG agTTCCAGGATGTTAATGTAATGGTGATTCTAGGTTTTGGCTTCCTATGCACCTTTCTAGTACGCTATGGTTTCAGTGGTTCAGGGTTCAACCTCCTGGTGGTTGGCATCGCCTCCCAATGGGCAATCATACTGAATGGCATCGAGTCCTGGTATAACTTAGGAAAGATTCGAGTTGGTTTGAGAAG CATCTTGGTTGGTGAGATGTGTACGGCTTCTGCCCTCATTTCAATCGGAGCAATGCTGGGGAAGGCCAACCCTGTCCACCTCATCCTCATTGCCCTGCTAAATGTGTCGGGATTTATCTTGAATGAATGGCTCCTCCAGACCCTCCTGAAG GTCCGACCTCTGAGCAGCATCATGCTGCTTCATGTCTTCGGGGCCTTCTTTGGACTCATGCTGACGTGGATCCTGTACCGTAAAGGCTCAAAGCAAGGatttgaaaaagagaaatttgacAGAAAATCAGGATTGTTTTCCATGTTCG GCACTTTGTTTCTATGGATGTTTTGGCCCAGTTTTAACTCGATCCTGGTGGACCACCGTACTCCTGAGAGGAAGCTTGGGGCCATATGTAGCACCTACCTGGCCCTGGCTGTGAGTGCAGTGACGGCAGCTGCTGTGTCCGTGCTCTCCAGTCCCAAAGGAAAACTAAACCTG ATCCAAATGCAGTCGTGCATCCTCGCTGGTGGTGTCTCTGTTGGGGTTGCCATGTCAGCAATTCATCAGCCATGGGAAGCCATGGCAATCGGATTCACTGCTGCTATTATATCAACCGCTGGATTCAAATATCTTAAG atcCACATGCTATTTGCATTCGAATGCCACGACACCTGTGCCACTCTGAGCACACACGGACTCCCCGGTCTCCTGGGATGGCTTGCACAGCTCCTCCTGCAGATTAAAGACTGCAATGATCACACAGT GGCTATTCGTTTTTCCGTGTTTCACATCAGTACTCTCTTTATCACCATCAGTACGAGTTTGTCCATGGGAATTCTTACAG GGTTTCTACTAAAGTGGAACTTCTGGAGACCATCTCAAAACAAGAAATGCTTTGATGATCAAGCTTTCTGGGAG TTTCCACATAATGCAGTGCGCAAATAA
- the rhd gene encoding rh blood group, D antigen isoform X2, with protein MVILGFGFLCTFLVRYGFSGSGFNLLVVGIASQWAIILNGIESWYNLGKIRVGLRSILVGEMCTASALISIGAMLGKANPVHLILIALLNVSGFILNEWLLQTLLKVRPLSSIMLLHVFGAFFGLMLTWILYRKGSKQGFEKEKFDRKSGLFSMFGTLFLWMFWPSFNSILVDHRTPERKLGAICSTYLALAVSAVTAAAVSVLSSPKGKLNLIQMQSCILAGGVSVGVAMSAIHQPWEAMAIGFTAAIISTAGFKYLKIHMLFAFECHDTCATLSTHGLPGLLGWLAQLLLQIKDCNDHTVAIRFSVFHISTLFITISTSLSMGILTGFLLKWNFWRPSQNKKCFDDQAFWEFPHNAVRK; from the exons ATGGTGATTCTAGGTTTTGGCTTCCTATGCACCTTTCTAGTACGCTATGGTTTCAGTGGTTCAGGGTTCAACCTCCTGGTGGTTGGCATCGCCTCCCAATGGGCAATCATACTGAATGGCATCGAGTCCTGGTATAACTTAGGAAAGATTCGAGTTGGTTTGAGAAG CATCTTGGTTGGTGAGATGTGTACGGCTTCTGCCCTCATTTCAATCGGAGCAATGCTGGGGAAGGCCAACCCTGTCCACCTCATCCTCATTGCCCTGCTAAATGTGTCGGGATTTATCTTGAATGAATGGCTCCTCCAGACCCTCCTGAAG GTCCGACCTCTGAGCAGCATCATGCTGCTTCATGTCTTCGGGGCCTTCTTTGGACTCATGCTGACGTGGATCCTGTACCGTAAAGGCTCAAAGCAAGGatttgaaaaagagaaatttgacAGAAAATCAGGATTGTTTTCCATGTTCG GCACTTTGTTTCTATGGATGTTTTGGCCCAGTTTTAACTCGATCCTGGTGGACCACCGTACTCCTGAGAGGAAGCTTGGGGCCATATGTAGCACCTACCTGGCCCTGGCTGTGAGTGCAGTGACGGCAGCTGCTGTGTCCGTGCTCTCCAGTCCCAAAGGAAAACTAAACCTG ATCCAAATGCAGTCGTGCATCCTCGCTGGTGGTGTCTCTGTTGGGGTTGCCATGTCAGCAATTCATCAGCCATGGGAAGCCATGGCAATCGGATTCACTGCTGCTATTATATCAACCGCTGGATTCAAATATCTTAAG atcCACATGCTATTTGCATTCGAATGCCACGACACCTGTGCCACTCTGAGCACACACGGACTCCCCGGTCTCCTGGGATGGCTTGCACAGCTCCTCCTGCAGATTAAAGACTGCAATGATCACACAGT GGCTATTCGTTTTTCCGTGTTTCACATCAGTACTCTCTTTATCACCATCAGTACGAGTTTGTCCATGGGAATTCTTACAG GGTTTCTACTAAAGTGGAACTTCTGGAGACCATCTCAAAACAAGAAATGCTTTGATGATCAAGCTTTCTGGGAG TTTCCACATAATGCAGTGCGCAAATAA
- the tmem50a gene encoding transmembrane protein 50A yields MSGFLDGIRCGDCECNVDWGERRNAIASIAAGVLFFTGWWIIIDAAVKYPDQGQFHHAYHTCGVIATVAFLMINAVSNGQVRGDSYSEGCIGQTGARVWLFIGFMLAFGSLIASMWILFGGFVVPQKPVVYPGIAIFFQNAFIFFGGLVFKFGRTEDLWQ; encoded by the exons ATGTCAGGATTTCTGGACGGAATCCGCTGCGGAGACTGCGAGTGCAATGTGGACTGGGGAGAAAGGAGAAACGCCATCGCCTCCATAGCTGCAGGAGTTCTG TTCTTCACAGGTTGGTGGATTATCATCGATGCGGCGGTGAAATATCCTGATCAGGGACAGTTTCATCATGCCTATCACACGTGCGGGGTCATAGCCACAGTGGCCTTTCTCAT GATAAATGCTGTTTCCAATGGCCAGGTGAGAGGAGACAGCTACAGCGAAGGCTGCATCGGACAGACAG GCGCTCGAGTGTGGCTCTTTATTGGCTTCATGCTGGCTTTTGGCTCCCTCATTGCCTCCATGTGGATTCTCTTTGGAGGATTTGTAGTGCCTC AGAAGCCTGTGGTGTACCCCGGTattgccattttcttccaaaatGCGTTCATTTTCTTTGG GGGTTTGGTTTTCAAGTTTGGACGCACAGAGGATCTCTGGCAGTGA